Proteins from a genomic interval of Yarrowia lipolytica chromosome 1E, complete sequence:
- a CDS encoding uncharacterized protein (Compare to YALI0E06171g, some similarities with uniprot|P09880 Saccharomyces cerevisiae YJL087c TRL1 tRNA ligase), with protein sequence MPKYVIVPVASVGCGKSTVGKTLASVCGFGQVQNDDITGTNRRPKFLQAILEQLESHQVVYADRNNSSVKERKELVDGLRKELGNEVDMVGLQFVHNQQTIPALKKITQERVFARKDHQTVSTATLAPQKIYMIMGGFIKRLEPFTDAEKKEYKLIVDLPVEKDNTADNVLRLLEKIKDNSATAPMLEDPKYTDQEVRDTVQNLIVSETKSEEVLQKEKEEREKNRKRKPADKSKGPRKKQPKLTFNKGAKKDLDKSSGA encoded by the coding sequence ATGCCCAAATACGTTATCGTGCCTGTGGCGTCGGTGGGATGCGGCAAGAGCACCGTTGGTAAGACTCTGGCGTCTGTGTGTGGCTTTGGACAGGTCCAAAACGACGACATCACCGGCACAAATCGACGTCCAAAGTTTCTCCAGGCcattctggagcagctggaaaGCCACCAGGTGGTCTATGCCGATCGAAACAACTCGTCGGTCAAGGAGCGCAAGGAGCTTGTAGACGGGTTGAGGAAGGAGCTGGGCAACGAGGTGGATATGGTCGGTCTGCAGTTTGTGCACAATCAACAGACGATTCCAGcgctcaagaagatcacACAGGAGCGGGTGTTTGCCCGTAAAGACCATCAAACCGTCTCCACCGCAACCCTGGCGCCCCAGAAGATTTACATGATTATGGGAGGGTTTATTAAACGACTCGAGCCATTCACAGACgcggaaaagaaggaaTACAAACTTATAGTGGACCTGCCGGTGGAGAAGGATAACACGGCTGACAACGTGCTCAggctgttggagaagattAAGGATAACTCAGCCACCGCTCCCATGCTTGAAGACCCCAAGTACACTGATCAGGAGGTCCGAGACACAGTCCAGAACCTCATTGTCAGTGAAACCAAGTCTGAAGAGGTGCTCcagaaggaaaaggaggagagagaaaagaaCAGAAAGCGCAAGCCTGCCGATAAAAGCAAAGGACCCCGGAAGAAACAGCCAAAGTTGACTTTCAACAAGggtgccaagaaggacttAGATAAGAGCTCCGGCGCTTAG
- a CDS encoding uncharacterized protein (Compare to YALI0E06193g, similar to uniprot|P24521 Saccharomyces cerevisiae YMR220w ERG8 phosphomevalonate kinase, similar to Saccharomyces cerevisiae ERG8 (YMR220W); ancestral locus Anc_8.737): MIFDRLFKHEMTTYSAPGKALLCGGYLVIDPAYSAYVVGLSARIYATVSASEASTTSVHVVSPQFDKGEWTYNYTNGQLTAIGHNPFAHAAVNTVLHYVPPRNLHINISIKSDNAYHSQIDSTQRGQFAYHKKAIHEVPKTGLGSSAALTTVLVAALLKSYGIDPLHNTHLVHNLSQVAHCSAQKKIGSGFDVASAVCGSLVYRRFPAESVNMVIAAEGTSEYGALLRTTVNQKWKVTLEPSFLPPGISLLMGDVQGGSETPGMVAKVMAWRKAKPREAEMVWRDLNAANMLMVKLFNDLRKLSLTNNEAYEQLLAEAAPLNALKMIMLQNPLGELARCIITIRKHLKKMTRETGAAIEPDEQSALLNKCNTYSGVIGGVVPGAGGYDAISLLVISSTVNNVKRESQGVQWMELKEENEGLRLEKGFK, translated from the coding sequence ATGATCTTCGACCGGCTCTTCAAACACGAAATGACCACCTATTCGGCTCCGGGAAAGGCCCTCCTTTGCGGCGGTTATTTGGTTATTGATCCGGCGTATTCAGCATACGTCGTGGGCCTCTCGGCGCGTATTTACGCGACAGTTTCGGCTTCCGAggcctccaccacctctgtcCATGTCGTCTCTCCGCAGTTTGACAAGGGTGAATGGACCTACAACTACACGAACGGCCAGCTGACGGCCATCGGACACAACCCATTTGCTCACGCGGCCGTCAACACCGTTCTGCATTACGTTCCTCCTCGAAACCTccacatcaacatcagCATCAAAAGTGACAACGCGTACCACTCGCAAATTGACAGCACGCAGAGAGGCCAGTTTGCATACCACAAAAAGGCGATCCACGAGGTGCCTAAAACGGGCCTCGGTAGCTCCGCTGCTCTTACCACCGTTCTTGTGGCAGCTTTGCTCAAGTCATACGGCATTGATCCCTTGCATAACACCCACCTCGTTCACAACCTGTCCCAGGTTGCACACTGCTCGGCACAGAAGAAGATTGGGTCTGGATTTGACGTGGCTTCGGCCGTTTGTGGCTCTCTAGTCTATAGACGTTTCCCGGCGGAGTCCGTGAACATGGTCATTGCAGCTGAAGGGACCTCCGAATACGGGGCTCTGTTGAGAACTACCGTTAATCAAAAGTGGAAGGTGACTCTGGAACCATCCTTCTTGCCGCCGGGAATCAGCCTGCTTATGGGAGACGTCCAGGGAGGATCTGAGACTCCAGGTATGGTGGCCAAGGTGATGGCATGGCGAAAAGCAAAGCCCCGAGAAGCCGAGATGGTGTGGAGAGATCTCAACGCTGCCAACATGCTCATGGTCAAGTTGTTCAACGACCTGCGCAAGCTCTCTCTCACTAACAACGAGGCCTACGAACAACTTTTGGCCGAGGCTGCTCCTCTCAACGCTCTAAAGATGATAATGTTGCAGAACCCTCTCGGAGAACTAGCACGATGCATTATCACTATTCGAAAGCatctcaagaagatgacaCGGGAGACTGGTGCTGCTATTGAGCCGGATGAGCAGTCTGCATTGCTCAACAAGTGCAACACTTATAGTGGAGTCATTGGAGGTGTTGTGcctggagcaggaggctACGATGCTATTTCTCTTCTGGTGATCAGCTCTACGGTGAACAATGTCAAGCGAGAGAGCCAGGGAGTCCAATGgatggagctcaaggaggagaacgagGGTCTGCGGCTCGAGAAGGGGTTCAAGTAG
- a CDS encoding uncharacterized protein (Compare to YALI0E06215g, similar to DEHA0G19305g Debaryomyces hansenii and uniprot|Q00873 Saccharomyces cerevisiae YKL087c CYT2 holocytochrome-c1 synthase): MSEEKCPVDHESRKVWARKLESSTENAASGTAQPKECPVDHTKMKKPEVAQTETKAAAEACPVDHETRDVWVKRQNVASHGLAASVDVEPYGNAALSEPNTGLDQQREISTIPRAGSDSNWVYPSQQQFFNAMKRKQWDPQAEDMQSIVPIHNAVNERAWYEIQRWEGQMADKCGGPKLVSFQGDSKKLTPKARFNNWFLGYQKPFDRHDWTVDRCGTKIDYVIDFYEGKQLPGMIGMPSFYLDVRPKVNSLEGIRMRIANIFGFK, translated from the coding sequence ATGAGCGAGGAAAAGTGTCCCGTCGACCATGAGAGCAGAAAGGTCTGGGCACGCAAGCTGGAGTCCAGTACGGAAAACGCCGCCTCCGGGACAGCTCAGCCCAAGGAGTGTCCTGTTGATCACACAAAGATGAAGAAGCCCGAAGTCGCTCAAACAGAAACCAAGGCTGCGGCGGAAGCCTGTCCTGTGGATCACGAGACTCGAGATGTCTGGGTCAAGCGTCAAAACGTGGCCTCCCACGGTTTAGCGGCTTCTGTAGATGTGGAGCCTTATGGAAACGCCGCCTTGAGCGAGCCCAACACCGGTCTGGATCAGCAACGAGAGATCTCGACCATCCCTCGAGCTGGCTCGGACTCTAACTGGGTGTATccttctcagcagcagttttTCAACGCCATGAAGCGCAAGCAGTGGGATCCCCAGGCCGAGGACATGCAGAGCATCGTTCCTATTCACAACGCCGTTAACGAGCGAGCATGGTACGAGATCCAGCGATGGGAGGGCCAAATGGCCGACAAGTGCGGTGGTCCTAAACTTGTGTCGTTCCAGGGCGACTCCAAGAAACTGACGCCCAAGGCCCGGTTCAACAACTGGTTTCTGGGCTATCAGAAGCCGTTTGACCGTCACGACTGGACCGTGGACCGATGTGGAACCAAGATCGACTACGTCATTGACTTTTACGAGGGCAAGCAGCTACCTGGCATGATTGGCATGCCTTCGTTCTACCTGGACGTGAGGCCCAAGGTGAACTCTCTGGAAGGTATTCGAATGCGAATTGCCAATATCTTTGGTTTCAAGTAG
- a CDS encoding uncharacterized protein (Compare to YALI0E06237g, similar to uniprot|P87108 Saccharomyces cerevisiae YHR005ca TIM10 subunit of the TIM22-complex), which produces MSFLGLGGQNPNGPSNPQKLLAAEAELDMVTDMFNRLVESCHEKCIKADYSSGDLNANEGLCLDRCVAKYFDVNTKVGEVSMRGADGNYGLEDTANTVHAEAWKQRILHGPTLNVKYVHRIKVHEIVRLTMVYLAPWHFN; this is translated from the coding sequence ATGTCAttccttggactcggaggCCAGAACCCTAACGGACCTAGCAACccccagaagctgctcgCCGCTGAGGCCGAGCTCGACATGGTCACCGACATGTTCAACCGTCTGGTTGAGTCTTGCCACGAGAAGTGCATCAAGGCCGACTACTCTTCCGGCGACCTCAACGCCAACGAGGGTCTGTGTCTCGACCGATGTGTCGCCAAGTACTTTGACGTCAACACCAAGGTCGGAgaggtgagtatgagagGAGCGGATGGCAATTATGGATTGGAAGACACTGCTAACACAGTACATGCAGAAGCTTGGAAGCAGCGGATCCTTCATGGGCCGACCCTAAATGTGAAATATGTACATAGAATAAAAGTCCATGAGATTGTACGTCTGACGATGGTTTATTTGGCCCCCTGGCACTTCAATTGA
- a CDS encoding uncharacterized protein (Compare to YALI0E06347g, similar to Saccharomyces cerevisiae EMP47 (YFL048C) and EMP46 (YLR080W); ancestral locus Anc_8.2, weakly similar to uniprot|Q7RXP6 Neurospora crassa NCU00162.1), with protein MKLPSLATIACLVLPVLADYGLSEMYELSLPNSMASDDRFKTHFYASGSAVLTSSGPGGRSQIALTELGRPNQRGAVSGNQPIPSKDFITEVSLAVYGPVLPGGGFGIFFTPQPYQSGPVYGMKDKWNGLALILDSVIGNDGEGHLHVHDNTGGDYAAMDASQVEKDALALCKLKYRNTGAPVKITTYYINGKLKVEINGHKCFDERPVALPDSPYFSISAASTEGPDTFEVYSLKTYRVDPNGVGGAPTENTPVEQKQEAPQAQQQQQQQQQQQQQQQTQQQPPQQQLQDVATSEHITELAKKLISVEEKLESFTDLKKLSTLSNDLAVLTNRIGVMDQKLREMEVEGKEHVRERTQDTKNYITNHLQEIKSQLHSLTQTFDSQVKNELRSQFTDFSSDKKNQIPSLWIPLVVIVGAQSALFFVYLKSRGKYEKLL; from the coding sequence ATGAAGCTGCCCAGCCTCGCCACAATTGCATGCCTAGTGCTCCCCGTGCTGGCCGACTATGGGCTGTCGGAAATGTACGAATTGTCGCTCCCCAACTCCATGGCATCCGATGACAGATTCAAGACGCATTTCTATGCCTCTGGATCTGCCGTTCTTACAAGCTCTGGGCCAGGCGGACGGTCTCAGATCGCGCTGACCGAGCTCGGCCGACCTAACCAGCGAGGAGCCGTTTCCGGCAACCAGCCCATCCCCTCCAAGGACTTCATCACTGAGGTATCTCTGGCTGTCTACGGACCCGTTCtccctggaggaggattcGGTATCTTCTTCACCCCCCAGCCCTACCAGAGCGGTCCCGTCTACGGCATGAAGGACAAGTGGAACGGGCTTGCTCTGATTCTGGACTCTGTAATCGGTAACGATGGAGAAGGCCATTTGCATGTCCATGACAACACTGGTGGAGACTACGCCGCGATGGACGCCTCCCAGGTTGAGAAGGACGCCCTGGCGCTGTGCAAGCTCAAGTACAGAAACACCGGAGCGCCTGTTAAAATTACAACCTATTACATCAAcggcaagctcaaggtCGAGATCAACGGTCACAAGTGCTTTGACGAGCGGCCTGTTGCTCTTCCCGACTCTCCCTACTTTTCCATCTCCGCTGCTTCCACCGAGGGACCCGACACTTTCGAGGTCTACTCTCTGAAAACTTACCGGGTCGACCCCAatggtgttggaggagctccCACCGAAAATACCCCTGTTgagcagaagcaggaggCTCCCCAggctcagcagcaacagcagcagcagcaacagcagcagcagcaacagcagactcagcagcagcctcctcagcagcagcttcaggaTGTTGCTACCTCGGAACACATTACTGAGcttgccaagaagctgattTCTGTGGAAGAAAAACTCGAGTCGTTCACGgacctcaagaagctgtccACTCTGTCAAATGACCTTGCCGTGCTCACCAACCGCATCGGAGTCATGGATCAGAAGCTGCGGGAAATGGAGGTCGAGGGCAAGGAGCACGTCCGGGAGCGAACCCAGGACACAAAGAACTACATTACCAACCACCTACAGGAAATCAAGTCGCAGTTGCACTCGCTGACTCAGACGTTCGACTCGCAGGTTAAGAACGAGCTGCGGTCGCAGTTCACTGACTTTTCGTCCGACAAGAAAAACCAGATCCCCTCTCTGTGGATCCCTCTCGTCGTCATTGTCGGCGCACAGTCGGctctcttcttcgtctATCTCAAGTCTCGAGGCAAATACGAAAAGTTGCTTTAG
- a CDS encoding uncharacterized protein (Compare to YALI0E06369g, similar to Saccharomyces cerevisiae SWP82 (YFL049W); ancestral locus Anc_8.1, some similarities with uniprot|O94522 Schizosaccharomyces pombe SPCC1281.05 Possible involvement in nuclear protein localisation), producing the protein MALEKTLQLPAMMVLSELTPEGDEFVVSEFDPEGEKKIDLDGRPQGGREFRMNTFKLPGRGSKLFMMATECAKELNFRDSYLLFNKNKSLYKMIASQKDKEALIALGLLPYSFRSRVIGIITARSIYRQFGARAIVDGKRVTDDYWEAAAIEQGFTESDPVIMDRRGQITHVYNQEVYGTPNPPNLPKAQKRKEKPPAGPTPVPTQPATRPSLSSTMPRISSGGMPGAPNTANTLHPMAGQPPPGASAAASAANSLQTPAHVHPHVYAQLQQSQQMMGGAGPVVPAAPAILATDSSNQPINNAAAAAAQVETANLKNLLLSTYMPGTSIRGSLDYQQGNISLASKYNIASIDFFHDYKAPEIEASYSALEYNRYLGGQRKFRKDMWTNFWQIKSAGELPSKPNLGVLDANEVYATSQTQMMKRKQESVEQEAVIVNTKKRRGRGGILSTSTAATSLDTHSGSSSVAPDEAEPTFQDVSEELTQSQPPPQIRKLPMGVSKDEYLEQMYAQEQRAQAAAQGQVTAGGPGQPGVPGMPLGAMQDKSPKSRFKRAMPGPGGMPMVPGQGIPDHLMQQLPLDHQLNQQRQIAATGMGGAPMVPQQLRHMAQPGGMPMPPQQFQGQPQVNGGGWRGQNFM; encoded by the coding sequence ATGGCGCTCGAAAAAACCCTTCAATTGCCGGCCATGATGGTCCTTTCGGAATTGACTCCCGAGGGCGACGAGTTCGTGGTATCGGAGTTTGACCCCGAAGGCGAGAAGAAAATCGACCTGGATGgacgaccccaaggaggccgagaatTCCGGATGAACACGTTCAAGCTGCCGGGACGCGGATCGAAGCTGTTTATGATGGCCACCGAGTGcgccaaggagctcaactTTCGAGACTCGTACTTATtgttcaacaagaacaagagtCTTTACAAGATGATTGCGAGccagaaggacaaggaggctctgATTGCGCTGGGGCTCCTTCCCTACTCGTTCCGATCACGTGTCATTGGAATCATTACCGCTCGTTCAATCTACCGACAGTTTGGAGCACGTGCTATTGTGGACGGAAAGCGAGTCACAGATGACTACTGGGAGGCAGCTGCCATCGAGCAAGGCTTCACTGAATCGGACCCTGTGATTATGGACCGACGGGGCCAGATCACTCACGTCTACAACCAGGAGGTCTACGGCACCCCCAACCCTCCTAACCTGCCCAAGGCCCAAAAACGAAAAGAGAAGCCCCCTGCTGGACCCACACCTGTGCCCACACAGCCAGCGACTCGCCCCTCGTTGTCGTCTACTATGCCCCGTATTTCATCCGGAGGCATGCCTGGTGCACCCAACACAGCCAACACGCTGCATCCCATGGCTGGACAACCCCCTCCAGGCGCTTCAGCGgcagcttctgctgctAACTCGCTGCAGACCCCAGCTCACGTTCACCCCCACGTCTACGCGCAGCTACAGCAATCGCAGCAGATGATGGGTGGTGCGGGCCCGGTTGTGCCTGCCGCTCCGGCCATACTGGCCACTGACTCAAGCAACCAACCCATCAACAATGCggcagctgcagcagccCAGGTGGAAACTGCAAATCTCAAAAACCTCCTGCTCTCCACCTACATGCCCGGCACCTCGATTCGAGGGTCTCTGGACTACCAGCAAGGTAATATCTCGCTGGCGTCAAAATACAACATTGCGTCGATCGACTTTTTCCACGACTACAAGGCCCCCGAAATCGAGGCGTCTTACTCAGCTCTGGAGTATAACCGGTACCTGGGCGGCCAGCGCAAATTCCGAAAAGACATGTGGACGAACTTCTGGCAGATTAAGAGCGCTGGGGAACTGCCCTCGAAGCCCAATCTTGGGGTGCTTGACGCTAACGAGGTGTATGCCACTTCGCAGACCCAGATGATGAAGCGAAAGCAAGAGAGTGTCGAGCAGGAGGCTGTGATTGTCAACACAAAGAAGCGAcgtggccgaggaggtATTCTGTCGACTTCTACAGCCGCGACTTCATTAGACACTCATTCAGGATCTTCGTCTGTGGCGCCCGATGAGGCTGAGCCGACGTTCCAGGACGTGTCCGAGGAGCTCACCCAGTCACAACCACCCCCGCAGATTCGAAAACTGCCCATGGGAGTCAGCAAGGACGAGTATCTAGAGCAGATGTACGCCCAGGAGCAGCGGGCGCAGGCCGCAGCACAGGGCCAGGTGACAGCAGGAGGGCCGGGACAGCCAGGTGTTCCTGGTATGCCCCTGGGAGCCATGCAGGACAAGTCGCCCAAGAGCAGATTCAAGCGGGCCATGCCCGGACCTGGTGGAATGCCTATGGTTCCTGGTCAAGGTATTCCTGACCATCTGATGCAGCAGCTGCCTCTAGACCACCAGTTGAATCAGCAGCGTCAGATTGCCGCTACAGGAATGGGTGGGGCTCCGATGGTTCCTCAGCAACTACGACACATGGCGCAGCCAGGAGGCATGCCCATGCCACCACAGCAGTTTCAGGGCCAGCCCCAGGTGAACGGCGGGGGCTGGAGAGGCCAGAACTTTATGTAA